The Drosophila biarmipes strain raj3 chromosome X, RU_DBia_V1.1, whole genome shotgun sequence genome includes the window gcagtgcATCTTCGAGTCGCACAAGCACTTCCCCGCCCAGCTGCGCAATTGCTTCGCCACGTTCCGCGAGCGGCTGCAGCAGCTGGGCCGCCAGGACATGGCCGACAACCTGATCTCGGCGAGCATTTTCCTGCGCTTCCTCTGCCCGGCCATCCTGTCGCCGTCGTTGTTCAACATCACCACCGAACTGCCCTCGGCTCGCGCTACCCGCAATCTCACGCTGGTGGCCAAGACCCTGCAGACGCTGGCCAACTTCACCCGCTTCCAGGGCAAGGAGAACTTCATGGAGTTCCTCAACGATTTCCTCGAGCAGGAGGCCGCCCGCATGCAGCAGTTTCTGGAGATTATATCCACACGGCCGGAGCACCCGGCCCCGGACTCGATACTCGATTGGGCCGGCTACATTGACCAGGGCAAGCAGCTGTCCATCCTGCACAGCCTGCTCAGCGAGAGTCTGGCCAAACTGCCGGAGGCCAGGCAGCACGAGCTGGATCCGCTGCAGCACATTCTGGACGAGATCAGCCGGGCCAAGGAGCATGGCTTGGGGACGGCTCTGCCCGGCGGATATCTGCCGGCCACCTCCTCCACGCACTCTATAGCCAGCGAGAATCAGGAGAATCGCAATCCGGGCTCCTCGGGCTCCCATGCGGGCTTCAATTCGGAGCAGTTGCTGCCTCAACAGAGCCAGCTGGCCCAGCCACAACATGCTATTGTCAGCAAGCCCCTGTCGGCGGAGCGTGGCATTATAAGGGGTGTGCTCACACCGAATTCCCTGGAGAAGAATATCTTCAGGTACAATGATCCCACGGTTAATGGTgtgctgcaacagcagcagcagcagcagcagcagcaacaacaacaacaacaacagctgcaACAGCATGCCCACCAGCAACAGCCTCACCACCAGCATCCCCTCCAGCTGCTCTCCAATTCTCAAAGCTCCATTGCTGGCAACCAATATATGAGCTCGCCTGGAGGCCTGCAGCATGCCCAATCGCAGACCTCGATGGCGTCCTCATCGctcaacggcagcagcagcaatctGATGCATGGCCACCAGCAGCATGCCCACCACCCGCAGCAAATGCATCCACACCACTGCCCGCCGGCGCCGCAGACGAGTGCCTCCAGCACCATGGAGCGCATGGATCGGATGAACTATCCGCCGTACATGGCGCACAATGGCAATGACTACGAGGCCAGCACACCGTCGAGCACTCGCTCCAGGACACTGCCCcgcaatggaaatggaaatccCAATGCCAATGGCAACatgagcagcaacaacaaccagagCGGCAGCTACGACGACATGCACGGCGAGTTCCAGATCCAGATCTCCGGGCTCGATACGAGCAGTGCTTTCGTCTGCAAGTCACCCACACCCATGATGAAATCCGGTTTGGGTCCAGCTGGAGCGGGACGAGGCCACCACAAGCTGAATCTGGGGATACCCGATCATTCGGGTGGCTATGGGCGCGGCGGCAACAACCTGAATCCCAACTCGAATATGCCCAAGAACCTGGAGGATCTCGACGATCTGTTCAAGTACGCCGAGGAGCACGACGTGGCGGAGCCGGCAAACCAGCACCATCACAGCCAGCAGAGTCAGCAGAACCATCAGGGTGGTTCTCACCTCAAGCCCGCCGCCGTTCCCGGCAAGGAGCAGCTGTCGGCGAAGAGCAGTCACTGCAGCTCTGGCTACCAGAGCATATCCACGAATCCCTCGCCCTCGCAGTCCTCCAGTCCCGTGGAGAGCCAGCTGAAGGCCGCGATGGGCAGTCACAATGCGCCGCTGGCCTTCAAGAATCCCTCCTACCAGCTGCAGCCCCAAACTGGCTCGTCCAGGTCTTCGGCTCCAAGCAATCcccaccagcaacagcagcagcagcaacagcagttcGGAAGCCGCTTAAAGCCTTTAGGAGGTGGTCTGGTGGCTGCCCGGGCGGCCTTCCTCAACAGCGGTGGAGCCCTTGAGGCGGCGGCCACCTTGACCCCCAGTTCCTCGGATGAACAGCTCTCGGCGGATAACTACGCGGTATATAGTTATGCAGCTGCGGCAGCGGCTGGAGCTGGCATGTCCACCAAGCTGGAGGCTCAACGCTCGctcagcggcggcagcagctccTCCACCTCGGCATCCGCGTCCACCTCGAATCTGGGCAAGAGCGGTGGCTTCTCCGCCTATGGGCGGCTGAACGGACCGCTCAAGCGGGAGGATGTCTACGGCAGTGGCTACGGCGGCAGCAGTGGCAACGTGGGCTACGGCCTTTCCACTTCCACTGGCGCCGGACACCACCAGCATccccaccagcagcaacagcaacagcaccagctgcagcaacagcacagGGAACGGGATCAGGAGCTGAAGCAGTATGCGGGCAGTGTGGCGGGCAGCGTGGGATCGGCCACGTCGGCGGCCCAGAGGCGGCTGAGTTTGGACTCGGCGCGCACGCTCTCCGACAGCAGCACGGATACGGAGGGTGAGTTGTGAACGTACGTACCCAGGACCATGTAACTAACTTGAGACATTCCCCCATTCCAGGACACTGCAATCAATTGCAGGAGGGAAAGCGACGCAGGCAGTTGCGCAGCAgtggcggcagcggcggcggaggaggaggaacgGGTTCGGAACAGGGATTGGGCAAGAGCTACGACCAGAACGGGGAGatccagctgctgcagcagacGCTGGACACGCTCTGCCACACGCTCGACCGGGACGAGGCGGAGCTGCGCGACTCCAGTGACGAGCTGTTTGGCCTGCAGCGGCCAGCGGGCAGCGCCGGCAGCAACGGGTCGAACAACCTCAGCCTGCAGTCGGAGTCCACCATGCGCAGCATCATCGACAGGTAGGCCATGAAGACCATGATGTGACCAAAATGGGTTGCAGAGCTGCAACCTGCATGCCTCAAAACATTGTCTTTCGGCCGCCGCTACAACGTTTGCCAAGACCCACTGAAGAAGCCCTCATTTTGGTCacaattgaaataaatttgaagaaATAATCCTTCAGTGGAGAACCTAATTCAAGTTTCTTTCAATCCTCCTGCAGACTCATCACCATGGAGGAGGAGTTGCGCCGCGAGCAGCTGAAGATGTCGCTGGCGCTGTCCCACAAGCAGCGGGTGATCGAGGAGCAGGGCCAGCAGATCGCGGCACTGGACGCGGCCAACAGCCGGCTGCTCAGCGCCCTGACCGCCCTGCGTCAGCGGTACGAgacccagcagcagcaacagcagcagcaccaagcACCACCAAAGACCCAGAAGCCACAGTGAGCGGATGGGGGAAGAAGGGCGGAGATAGGAGGAGGATTAGGAGGAGTCCGGGACCGCGACCGCGACCCAAACTGACGGAGGCATCTGTGTTCCACACACAGAATGCAAGCACGTGGACACGTCGCGGTTCTGTCTTAAGGATacctttttgtttatttttttagctattttttttgtatgctACATAAATTATACTAcgtgtttaatatataattacaCATAACACATACATTATACATAATTTCTCAACATATGTTTAAAACCGCAAAATGTGAAATGCAAAACGCCGCTGCAAAAGCAGTAAGATAATCCCCAGAAGATCGGAGCATGGAAGtgaagaagaacaagaacaAGTTAAGATaatgaataaaattataacCAAAGTTAGACAAAAACTCATGATTtaccaatttattttcaaacctAGGAACTGTTTGTGTTGCAAAAGGGGTTATTTGTTCGGCGATGCTGATCAGCCTCCAATGGTTCACCACAAGAAGGGGTTATTTTTGTCCAAAATCCCGTTGGCCagtttttggacaaaaaataaGCATTTTTTTGCCACCATCCTGCGAAACAAGGTCAGAATGGCGAATGTCgcacctcgttgagctcgtaattAAATTCCGAATCGATTGGCTTTCAAACCTggaatctttatttttttgccattttcatGTCAACATGACCAGTGACCAGGCTCCACAATGAGCCTGACTGTGGCGTTATCTTGACCGCTGTGCATAAGATGTTAGCGGAGACATCCTCCTCGGCAGCAAGTACACCCACCTCAGTACCTGCCAATGTAAAGTATAAAAGCAATCTGAGTGAAGCCCCGATATTCAACCATAGAGGGCGGTTGTGATCACGACCCTAAATGTAGATGGAGCCAGAAAACCTTAAatacattcaatattttaagGAATTGCCCAAATAAAGAGCTTGTTTCTAAACATTCAAGAAATTTTTAGTGCTCATAATGAAGTAGGAAAGGTGGCCTTTCGACCTTTATGTAGTCACACTTAACTTTGTATTGCAGCTTTCGAGGAAATAGCTTGGGGCAGCGAACAATGGAAAACCGATCCATTGAAACTAAACAAACTACAAAGATGTTAAATATCGAGCCAATAAAGTAAAGTGAATAATACAAATGATATATTTAAGCCGATCGCTCGGCGGGGAGCCAGAATATGGGTTTCCGATGGCTAACAATCGGTAATCAAGCTCAAATGCGATCGGCCTGCTTTGTCAACGGCTTTTTGTGTGTGGGGAAACCAATCATTTTTCTTCCCAAAGAGGGGCTATAAATTGTAACGGAAATCTGGCTAGGGGATCCCGATCCCCCGAAGgtgggggcgggggcggggggcGCCTCTGCGACTGCTGATGGACTGGCCAGTCGACTTTTGACGCCTCCTTTGTCTTCCCTCGGCTCTTTGTGGCCGCTGCTGCCTCGTTGGCTGCGGCTTTTCGTTTTCCCAACCGTCTTGTGattaattacattttcctTTGCCGGTTTTCTCTCTGCCCgcttttcaattcaattttggCCTCATCGTCAGCCTCATCGTCAGCGTCACttcttgaaattaaattttgattaatTGCAGTCGGCACTTTGTTTCGGTGTTTTCGAGTGCGGCGCTACGGGAAAAGTGTTTTGCAGCCTGCGACTCTGCAATCGGAATTCGCTGCACTTGCCCCGCTCAACCCCGACCACTGGCCCGTCACCCCCCCGCTGGTTGTCGGCTGAGAGAAGCGGAGGGAAAACCTTCTCGAGACGAAATAATTTTCAGGTGtgaaaaattttgaaatgcGCTTTCAATTTGCGCTGCCGACGCGAGAAGATGGCTCGGAAGGGCAGGCGACGCAGGCGCAGTCGGAGTCGGAGCCGCAGATGGAGATGTGGAAGCGGAGTGCGCCCCATTAACGCAGCAACCAAATAAAGTCATTACCAGTGCTCGGGTTCCGAAAGGGAAGGTCTGGGGCgggtgcactgggaaaataaaagtgttaCATTGGAAGAGGTCCTTCAAAAACGAGAAGTTCTCGGAGCAGGAAAACTGACAGCTGTCCGTCTCTTTTACCTTACAAACCTACAAAATCAGGCTTTTATTTGGAATAAAATAGTCAGTACTAATTTTATTAACCGCCATCTCTGATTGGGTTTTCAGTATGATTCAATGAAaacattattaatataaaattaggaAATATATTTGAAGATCGGGTTCTAAGAAAgccatttcaattaaatccgACCTGTAGTATTTAtagaaagttttaaaaaatggtaaagcATATTTAAATCCATATTTAATCAGGAACAGCAGTACTTTTATGTTCTAAGGGGTATCTTAATAAGGTTTATCCCTAAAATGCATTCCCTGAGATACGGTGTTTTAAAAAGCCTTCAAATCGAACATGTatattaaagtatttttacaCAGTTTATTAAGGAGCAAGGAGCAACTCAGCCACTTTTCCCTCAGTGCCAAGGCACAGGTAAGCTGCTTCTAATGCGCCCCAAACAATTTGCAACGTAGGCCGCGGCCACACCTACCTGCTGCCAATGGCCAACATGCAATGTGCCGTCCGAAACCACCGCCCCCTGGCAACCTCCCCCCTGCGCCCACAAGAGCCCTCTTTATAGACCTAGCTCGTTTGCAGGAACCACTCCACTCCGTCCAGTTACCTTCGTGTCTTGTGGCTAGCTGCAAGTCCAACTCGAGGACCGAGATCAGATAACTCAATTATTCGCGGCGTAAACAAATGCTGCCTTTCAGGGTTTTTAGCCAACATCCCGTCCATCTGCAGCACCCCAGCACCCCACCACCGCACCACCCAGCACCTCCCCCCCTGGGAAGGGCAATGGAACGGAGTCGAATGGGATGGGTTATTATCCCAGGCATAAATGGATTGTAAACGTGATTTTTATAGTCATTTAGCATAATAATGCATTTTATGGTTCGGCCAGTCGGAGCACTCGCTCTGTCTCGCTCCAACGCCCTACGTGGTCCATCtcgccctctctttctctcctCTCCTGCCAGCTTGCTGTTTCCCTCGCCTGCGCCTCACCTTTGCGGTTTTCGCGTAAATTAAAGCCAACCTGGTGGCTTTCCTTGCTGATTAGTGCAGAGATTGGAACTGTGCCAAAGTGGCTGGGATAAATACGGCCGGCAGAGCCCTCAGTTACAAAATTTGATGGTATTTTAATAAGCCTGTTGTTGCTTCATGAACAggttaattttcaaatattcagATCGAAGAAAGCGCATTTAAGGACAGGGTAGGtactgaaaaataatattatacttCATCAGCCAGAACAATGCTATAGCGTAAAGTCTTTCCTGCCTGTCAGGAAGTGCTACAAAACATATTACCTAGTTGCAAGAACACGGTCAACGGAATAAATGCCGCGTAGCCACCTTTCTCCCTTGATCACAAGACCTCGCCGCCGCATGAACGCAAATCTCTCAAGCCAGTTGAACAGTCTTCAACTTTGCCATCGACTCTTTTAGCCAATTTGCGCCCCGTTCACGTTTGTTATTCACGCTTTTCAATTGAGAACACGCCGCCAGATGGGCTCCCTGCCCCCGCCCGGCCCTCCCCTGCCGTCCTGTCAGGCCCTCGCCGCCCCTGGCAGCCCCCCTCCTCGGGGGGATCACGGCCGGGGCCTCGTTTTATTGTTTGTCTTCTTTATTACAAGTTAAAGCGTAATTACTCAACAAATATGCGGCAATTTGCAAGCGAACAGCAAGTTCGGGCCGGCCACAGCCTCGGAGTCGGACTCCAGAGACGAGGCAGGGGGCGACTGGGAGAAGGGCCCGAAGAACCCAAGGGAGGACTCCGCCCGAGCCCGGCTCCGTGAGCTGCAGAAATCAATCGACCAAATGTCCGActgcaaatttgtttttatttatttcctacTCGGCCTGCGAAGCCGAAACCGGAGGTGTGCAGTGAAAAAATCGGGAAATCCTCCATCTTCCATTATATATATCCAATGTATGCAAACATCATCGATTACTGCGGTTTTCTCGTTATAATTCCCAATTGGTTCAGGTTCGCAACGGATTTTATCAGTGCTTTTCCCCAGTGGAGCCTAACCCAGAATCTCCTAAGTATGGTTTATAGTCCAAACAgttatttacattaattaataaaaaatattatacacaGAAACAATAAAATTGCAGATAAAATCACCGATTAACTgtgcttataattcccaatcaGTTCTGGCTTGCACGATATTACCAGTCACCATCGTTTTCCCCCAGTGGAGCCTAAACTGCGGCAGATACTGGCGGATGGATGGATGATTCCCCCGTGTGCTTGATGTTAGCCGACACGAGAAATGAAATGAAGTAATCCAATTTGCTCACCGGTTGTCCAACGCCAGTGGCCCAAGGTGCTTATTAGTGCCCGGCGACTCtgactccgactccgactctGGACCCTGGATCTGGGGCTCTGGGGCTCTGGCCTTGTCTTGACTGACTGCTGCTGCCTGATTTGGACTCCGATTCGGGGATCTCCAGCCCCAACGCCAGGCCCATCCTTAAGTTGCCCATAAAACGCTGTTAACTCCTGCATAAATCTCCATTTGATGGCGACCCTCCCAGCTCCGATTGCGGTTCCAATTGCAGTTCCAATCTGTTGCGGATGGTGTTAAGCGCTCGTCCCAGAGCCCGGAATTATTATCGAAATACTTATCAAACAATAAAGTAAACTCTCGGCCGCATGCAGATTTATATGATTTGTATTATATGGCGGGCGCTTATCCCGGCACCGATCTCGGACCGCACGCGACCTTCATAAAATCCGAAACAGGAGAgtaattttcaaattatttccagCAGCCGGGAGGGGGTGGCGCGGGCCAGGCACAAAGGACTCGCCGTCTCCGGGTGTCGTTTGACTGTCAGAAATGTCGAATGTTTATCAAAACAAGTAAATCGCATAAAAATAGAGCCATTGTCAGGGGTTCCCGGCTCGGGGTTCGGGGTTCGGGGCCCCCGGGGTCGTGCGCCCTGTCCGAAGGGAGGGTTCCTTTTCGGCCTGGTCCTCAGCTGATGCTGGTCGCCCGATTAGACGCATATAAATCGTACTTAAGCCATTATAAATTGTTATCCTATCATCCCATTGGACACAACTAACCATTTATGCGGCATGCTAGCGTCTCTCGCCTTGGAAACGAGAGGAAAGTCCAGGAGTCTATGGGGAAACTGGTATCTGGGaagtaaaatgtatattaaaatatttctggcATCAAGTAAAGTAGTGATCTCTGTGGACCAAATGTAACCTGATTTTCCGTTCTCTTGGTTAAAACACCTAAATGTAATAGTAACCTCTGTGAAATTGAAGCTAAAATATTGTAGTTTTGGATGCCTTGgcaatacatttatttattctagcAAATCAATATTTATCCGCCTCAAAACGATGCCTTTGTACGTCCTATTCTTCATCCCCAGCCTCATGTATCTCCGATTTTAGATGGCTTTACGTTGCAGTGGCCAAAACACGTCCCAAACATCTCCGGTAATCCCGCCCGCTGGTCCCCGTCATCCGGCGTCATCTTCTCACGCTCTAAACAACTATTAGCAGACCACTTTACAGGCAATACCCGCTAAGCCCGACCGCGGCGAACGACTCCCAGGCAGTCGCTAATCCTCGTCGATTGCTCACTTTAATGCCGGCCACCCTCCGCCGAGACTTCCGATTTATATTCCCGTTCTGATTCCATTCCTATGCCGActtttcctcctcctccccgcCCACTCCGACCCCCagcccattttccatttcccatttcccagctCTTTGTTTACGTCATGTTGTACATGTTAAGCCGACAAATCGGTTGCGATTGATTAAAGTGCGAGCCGCACGGGTTCCGTTTCCATCCCTCCGATTGCTATCTTGACTTCATTTTCGGTATTGGTCTCTCCAGCTTTGGCTTCGGTTTTGAATTTGGGTTTCGGGATTGGGACTCCTGATGTTTTGGTCCTTGGAAGTCTGACAAAAGCCGCTGCGCGTCTCGAAAGGTAAGCCGCTGACGGCGTCCACCTTGCCTTGTCTGTCACCTTCCACTGCACTGAAAGAAAGGGCGTTCACATCTCAGGGCTTCATTAATAATGTGTAAAGGCTTAAAGATATTTCAGATAGGTTGCTCTTTGAAAGCATTGTGATTATTTCCTGTTAGGCCGATTTCTGTATAACTTCTATTAGAATCGGATACTTggataataatttaatttataattttaaaacatttcccAGTCGGAAGATGATTTTGAACACGGATGAATACTTTCCCCGCTTTTGTCCTTTACTCACTCTTAACCAACACTGTTTAAAAACAGTTTACTAACACTGTTTAATAACAGTTTAATAATAGTGTTCAACAACACAGTTTTTTGACAGTTTGATAACGctgtttaaatactttttctaAATGTAGTGTTAAATAACAATGATATTTATGTAAATCGGCCAAGAATCTATTTAATTTCTTCCACAAAATATTCACCTTTCCCCTTTTTTGAAGTACCCGAAATTTGTTGTCAGTGTGCCTGTTGTCCTTTTTCGCTGAGCGCGTGAAATTTGTCATATCCTTATCGGCACCCTGCCTCCGATGCTGGTGGTTAGTTTTGCATGAGGCACGTCGGCCAAGGAGGCGTGAAATATGCCCGGAGTTACCACGTCCCCGGAGAACGGGGAGCGGAATCTGGAACGGAATCTCGGACCGGAGGCGGAGCTCAGCCGAGTCCTCTGCGGTTTCGCTAGCCGTGAAATCGCTGCGTGCGCCCGGCTCGGGCGGCTGTCGGGGATTTGCGACTTACTTGCCTAGATGCACATCGAATCGTCCCCGGGCGGGTTGCGCCTCCAACCCCCAGTGCGGGGTCACCACTGCGGCAGATGCAGAAGTGGCACTTGCCAGAAACGAATCAGTTCTTACGGGTTTAAATATGCTTCTCTGATACTTGAACTTAATCGGGGTCACCACCTCAAAGAAACACGTAATATTTTACCTAAAGTTTCCTAATCACTCCAACTTAGATACATGCTCTAAACATTTTAGGTGTACTTTCCAGAAACAAAGCAGCgtaatatctaaaataaatCGGGGTCACCACTTGAAAGAAAAGCGCATTATTTTCCTGTGACGAGAACATATTCTAAATCATTACAATCCTTATGGGTTAAATATTGTTGTGTTTTGGAATCAAACAAATTGTCTGGATTGGGGTCACCAACTCTCAAATCGCCGACTACTTGGCTCCAAACTCTTGATATAAAACCAGAACATTACATGCAAAATGGAGTTCATCAAGTCGTCAACCTGCGATTGGATACTTCCCATCCACTCGACGGGGTCACCACCGGGGATGAAAAAGCGAGATGACGGTCTGTGGGAACCCGCCATTGTTGGAAGTACAGTTGCAGCTCTCGCGGGCGGCGAGAGGGGTTTCGAGGGGCTGTTGCAGGTTGCGAGTATCGCAATTGAACGCTCTGCACTAATTACTTTCGCAATTACGCGCGTAACGAACGCCGCCCCTCGCCTCCGTCTGGGGAGCCGAAATGCGTTCGCACTTCCCATCATTAGGCCCCCTTTCGAGCACCCCCCTGGCATATTAATCAAATTAGCTCCAATTTTTTGTTTCACCACCGCCTTTGGCTTACTGTTAGGCGTTTAATTTACCTTTTCGCCCGTTTTGTTTCGCTTTTTCTGTGCGCTTTTTCTGATCGCTGGAATCATTTTAATTGATGTCGCTGCTGATGAGCGCCCCTCCACCTCAGCCCCTGCGACCTGCACTTCCTCCCATGGACTGAGAGAAAATACTACTACTATGTTTGTGATCATCAGCGATGCAATAATGAAACGTTTCTAAGTAATGTAGTAGACTTCATTAGACTTTTGGGCTCTTGGACTTCTgcatttgaaacaaataaattaatattggttttgtttacattttgttttttaaatatatgtatactcacttcaaaaatgaatttaatttatttttgtataaccATAAAAAGATTagtttataattaataataaaacaaaacaaatgcaCTTGCTTACATCCCGGAAAAGACACATATTATGCCAtcatatttgtaatattttttctgcCCGTGTGCCGGCGATTGAGTTGTCAACTCGACTGTGCCCCACTGCGGATGGGGAGGCGTGGCCGGGGGCGGGGTGGCCAAGATGAAGCCTCAGTTGGGGCGTTGATGACATTAATAAACGCAATGCGAATATGCAAAAAAGCGGCGTGGAATGCGCGGCGGCAACCACAAGAAACCCAAAGAAGCCACAATGTTAATTACCGCCGAGCAGGGGAAAAACGAGGGAGCGACGAAATTGTAACAGTGGCAAAAGTGGCAAAGGCCCCCAGCCCCCGGGGACGAGGAGGGGCGTGGTCCGCAGCTGGACCAAGAGCTGCAAAAAGGGCGAGCCCACTGGCCAAGTCGGGCTCCTTCGGATGGCATCGGGATCGGCATCGCAACTGGAGCGCAGAAAGCGCAGCCCAAGGCCGATCAGGTGGCGCATTTAATTGCCCCAGAGTGGTGGCCCCCTTTTCTGTTTTGGGTGACGGATAGGGCCAGGGCACTGTGGGATCCTCTGGAGAGTTACTTCTTTAGTTCCCCTGTATTTCTTACAAAATAGAGATTTCCAGGTCATCGGAAGTGACCCAAGTGATGAATGATCCCCAAACTGCAGAGTTATAGATATACCAATTTGTTTTCCTTAAAAGTACCAGTGATTTTCTGgtgctttattttaaaacgcCCACCTTAAAGTTAGAAAGAGTGttgtaaaagtttttaaacattaaagTGCCTGTTaaaaccctttaaaatattctagaATAACAAGTTATTGTGCAATGagtacaaattttattaaatatactaCTACGTTCCTCAAAAAGTGTCAGTGCTATGTagctattttatattaaaggtCCACCTTAATAGTGTTGTAAAAGCATTTGAACATTTATAGTGCCCTTTAAAAACCTTGAAATAAGCATTCTAGAATGTCAAATTATTATGCAGAAATCAtgaagtttgtttttttttaaccatttacCCAAATTCTGTCCACAAAAATACAGGATGCTCGAAAAACCCTGggcaaattaataattataattaattttatagccGTATTGAAAAGTCCCGATGTTGTTGTGCTGCATTACATCGTCGATCTCGCTAAAGATACTGCCTCCTCTGGTGGGAGTACACGTAAGCTTGGTTCCTCGACTCTGGCCACGGCCACGCCCCTGCCCACTCAGGTGAGTCCAGGGGCGGAGGTGGAGTGGGAGGCGGAGGAGTGGAAGTGGTGGAATAACAGAGAAAAAGGCCGCACCATTTGCGGCTAATTTTGTAAATCATGATATcgtaattaatttttgcagCCCTCGCGCAGCGAACACAACGACGTGGAAAAGGGATCCGCGTCGGCGTTGCCCCTCCCCCTTCCCTACCCCTGCCCCGCTGCCCCTGACTTTTACTCGTTTTTAGCCAGAAATCCTCGGAGTCAGCATAAATCGGAGGAGTC containing:
- the LOC108023393 gene encoding ras GTPase-activating protein raskol isoform X13, with product MGRRTYLSRASALSYPSRVEGWLDVCETEGELTRLIKTLPWGPLYCVLQQDDQTFTAYCSEEISRGDVCYEDIPRVRLDRVRRPAKALWDGPPTLAEENEDSDSCVGGGGGMSGINDIVLNTTLYSELDTSYEKACRRGSAPTTPILGSKQHQTESNATSRFTNFFSKKSNPLKRTKSVTKLERTKRGSGGLRGSRSHESLLSSHAVMSTIDLSCTGAVGVAPVHQSVLGRRHCFQVRGGPRGERYYSCGSRQERDLWIYSLRKSIAPNAEHTRRTDNSLKMWVYEAKNLPPKKRYFCELQLDKTLYGRTSVKLQTDLLFWGEHFDFPDIPEINVITVNVFREVDKKKKRDKYQFVGSVKIPVHEVTSRVPCEQWYPILSDKAGDSLGRTSGGGGSGSKDKEQLPTLRIKCRFQSTDILPINVYANFLAYLKENYKRVCETLEPVIGVKAKEDIGQALVLLMHAQGLAGAFLTDVVALDLLRVGDQRLTFRGNSLATKSMEAFLKLTGEQYLQDTLSAPINELIQSERDCEVDPTKASGSSAGSLQRQQAALRGAVRGAWQCIFESHKHFPAQLRNCFATFRERLQQLGRQDMADNLISASIFLRFLCPAILSPSLFNITTELPSARATRNLTLVAKTLQTLANFTRFQGKENFMEFLNDFLEQEAARMQQFLEIISTRPEHPAPDSILDWAGYIDQGKQLSILHSLLSESLAKLPEARQHELDPLQHILDEISRAKEHGLGTALPGGYLPATSSTHSIASENQENRNPGSSGSHAGFNSEQLLPQQSQLAQPQHAIVSKPLSAERGIIRGVLTPNSLEKNIFRYNDPTVNGVLQQQQQQQQQQQQQQQQLQQHAHQQQPHHQHPLQLLSNSQSSIAGNQYMSSPGGLQHAQSQTSMASSSLNGSSSNLMHGHQQHAHHPQQMHPHHCPPAPQTSASSTMERMDRMNYPPYMAHNGNDYEASTPSSTRSRTLPRNGNGNPNANGNMSSNNNQSGSYDDMHGEFQIQISGLDTSSAFVCKSPTPMMKSGLGPAGAGRGHHKLNLGIPDHSGGYGRGGNNLNPNSNMPKNLEDLDDLFKYAEEHDVAEPANQHHHSQQSQQNHQGGSHLKPAAVPGKEQLSAKSSHCSSGYQSISTNPSPSQSSSPVESQLKAAMGSHNAPLAFKNPSYQLQPQTGSSRSSAPSNPHQQQQQQQQQFGSRLKPLGGGLVAARAAFLNSGGALEAAATLTPSSSDEQLSADNYAVYSYAAAAAAGAGMSTKLEAQRSLSGGSSSSTSASASTSNLGKSGGFSAYGRLNGPLKREDVYGSGYGGSSGNVGYGLSTSTGAGHHQHPHQQQQQQHQLQQQHRERDQELKQYAGSVAGSVGSATSAAQRRLSLDSARTLSDSSTDTEGHCNQLQEGKRRRQLRSSGGSGGGGGGTGSEQGLGKSYDQNGEIQLLQQTLDTLCHTLDRDEAELRDSSDELFGLQRPAGSAGSNGSNNLSLQSESTMRSIIDSFFQSSCRLITMEEELRREQLKMSLALSHKQRVIEEQGQQIAALDAANSRLLSALTALRQRYETQQQQQQQHQAPPKTQKPQ